One part of the Kryptolebias marmoratus isolate JLee-2015 linkage group LG13, ASM164957v2, whole genome shotgun sequence genome encodes these proteins:
- the map6a gene encoding microtubule-associated protein 6 homolog isoform X4, which yields MAWPCISRACCMARFWTQLDKADIAVPLVFTKYTDASEMQHIQLQPPQARVAIETQPSRAETTSAKASRGPRRCVSEERVCSSVMREDFKHWRVRPEPSCKPKNKYHEPETPFNSETQYQKDFKPWPIPKRYDHPWIPKPPPVSSADQRPPDRSTHAKQHAADAECGVEKGAIADKVQEKDLQGQERKKRSGRQEGEKKMVLKVEGEGRGRAAADALNKQIKEEITACSSSYKTEFKAYRDVKPVKIIRAKSQYLPPDGKTSLETSYSANFKALAPLQPVDNKAQERRRIRSLYSEPYIDPSKQVDRYSARRSKPKRSGATAAGQGKPVRKAKDKQSATLRGSKKTASENQPENRPAVGDKEKTTITTTIPIQAECKPHRG from the exons ATGGCGTGGCCCTGTATCAGCAGGGCGTGCTGCATGGCCCGCTTCTGGACCCAGCTGGACAAGGCGGACATCGCCGTGCCTTTGGTCTTCACAAAGTACACGGACGCCTCCGAGATGCAGCACATCCAGCTGCAGCCGCCGCAGGCCCGGGTCGCCATAGAAACGCAGCCCTCTCGCGCAGAAACCACCTCCGCCAAGGCGTCGCGCGGGCCGCGCAGGTGCGTCTCCGAGGAGCGCGTGTGCAGCTCGGTGATGCGCGAGGACTTTAAGCACTGGAGAGTGCGGCCCGAGCCCAGCTGTAAGCCCAAGAACAAGTACCACGAGCCGGAAACGCCGTTTAACAGCGAGACCCAGTACCAGAAGGACTTCAAACCCTGGCCTATCCCTAAAAGGTACGACCACCCCTGGATACCCAAACCCCCACCGGTCTCCTCTGCGGACCAGCGGCCGCCCGACAGGTCCACGCACGCGAAGCAGCACGCGGCGGACGCGGAATGCGGCGTGGAGAAGGGCGCCATCGCAGACAAGGTGCAGGAGAAAGACCTGCAGGGACAGGAGAGGAAGAAGCGCTCCGGGAGGCAGGAGGGGGAGAAGAAGATGGTCCTGAAGGTGGAGGGGGAGGGCAGGGGGAGGGCTGCGGCGGATGCCCTCAACAAACAGATCAAGGAGGAGATCACCGCGTGCAGCTCATCATACAA aacTGAGTTCAAGGCTTACAGAGACGTGAAGCCCGTAAAAATTATCCGGGCCAAGTCCCAGTACCTGCCACCCGATGGAAAGACGAGCCTGGAGACCAGCTACAGTGCCAACTTCAAGGCACTAGCTCCGCTGCAGCCTGTTGACAACAAAGctcaggagaggaggaggatacGCAGTTTGTACAGCGAGCCGTACATCGATCCCAGCAAACAG GTTGACAGGTATAGTGCCCGGCGCTCTAAACCCAAAAGGTCTGGAGCCACAGCGGCAGGCCAGGGCAAACCAGTGAGGAAAGCCAAAGATAAGCAAAGTGCCACGCTGAGGGGCTCCAAGAAGACAGCCTCAGAGAACCAGCCCGAGAACCGGCCTGCAGTGGGGGACAAGGAGAAAA caaccatcaccaccaccataCCCATCCAAGCTGAGTGCAAACCCCATCGAGGATAA
- the map6a gene encoding microtubule-associated protein 6 homolog isoform X3, translating to MAWPCISRACCMARFWTQLDKADIAVPLVFTKYTDASEMQHIQLQPPQARVAIETQPSRAETTSAKASRGPRRCVSEERVCSSVMREDFKHWRVRPEPSCKPKNKYHEPETPFNSETQYQKDFKPWPIPKRYDHPWIPKPPPVSSADQRPPDRSTHAKQHAADAECGVEKGAIADKVQEKDLQGQERKKRSGRQEGEKKMVLKVEGEGRGRAAADALNKQIKEEITACSSSYKTEFKAYRDVKPVKIIRAKSQYLPPDGKTSLETSYSANFKALAPLQPVDNKAQERRRIRSLYSEPYIDPSKQVDRYSARRSKPKRSGATAAGQGKPVRKAKDKQSATLRGSKKTASENQPENRPAVGDKEKSKEINNKLAEAKDNHHHHHTHPS from the exons ATGGCGTGGCCCTGTATCAGCAGGGCGTGCTGCATGGCCCGCTTCTGGACCCAGCTGGACAAGGCGGACATCGCCGTGCCTTTGGTCTTCACAAAGTACACGGACGCCTCCGAGATGCAGCACATCCAGCTGCAGCCGCCGCAGGCCCGGGTCGCCATAGAAACGCAGCCCTCTCGCGCAGAAACCACCTCCGCCAAGGCGTCGCGCGGGCCGCGCAGGTGCGTCTCCGAGGAGCGCGTGTGCAGCTCGGTGATGCGCGAGGACTTTAAGCACTGGAGAGTGCGGCCCGAGCCCAGCTGTAAGCCCAAGAACAAGTACCACGAGCCGGAAACGCCGTTTAACAGCGAGACCCAGTACCAGAAGGACTTCAAACCCTGGCCTATCCCTAAAAGGTACGACCACCCCTGGATACCCAAACCCCCACCGGTCTCCTCTGCGGACCAGCGGCCGCCCGACAGGTCCACGCACGCGAAGCAGCACGCGGCGGACGCGGAATGCGGCGTGGAGAAGGGCGCCATCGCAGACAAGGTGCAGGAGAAAGACCTGCAGGGACAGGAGAGGAAGAAGCGCTCCGGGAGGCAGGAGGGGGAGAAGAAGATGGTCCTGAAGGTGGAGGGGGAGGGCAGGGGGAGGGCTGCGGCGGATGCCCTCAACAAACAGATCAAGGAGGAGATCACCGCGTGCAGCTCATCATACAA aacTGAGTTCAAGGCTTACAGAGACGTGAAGCCCGTAAAAATTATCCGGGCCAAGTCCCAGTACCTGCCACCCGATGGAAAGACGAGCCTGGAGACCAGCTACAGTGCCAACTTCAAGGCACTAGCTCCGCTGCAGCCTGTTGACAACAAAGctcaggagaggaggaggatacGCAGTTTGTACAGCGAGCCGTACATCGATCCCAGCAAACAG GTTGACAGGTATAGTGCCCGGCGCTCTAAACCCAAAAGGTCTGGAGCCACAGCGGCAGGCCAGGGCAAACCAGTGAGGAAAGCCAAAGATAAGCAAAGTGCCACGCTGAGGGGCTCCAAGAAGACAGCCTCAGAGAACCAGCCCGAGAACCGGCCTGCAGTGGGGGACAAGGAGAAAAGTAAAGAGATCAACAACAAACTGGCTGAGGCAAAAGA caaccatcaccaccaccataCCCATCCAAGCTGA